A portion of the Pseudomonas sp. PSE14 genome contains these proteins:
- a CDS encoding FAD-binding protein, producing MAILVIAEHNNGALGAATLNTVAAAQKIGGDIAILVAGHNVGGVAEAAAKIAGVSKVLVADNAAYAHQLPENVAPLIAELGKGYSHVLAAATTNGKNFLPRVAALLDVDQISEIIEVVSADTFKRPIYAGNAIATVQSSAAVKVITVRGTGFDAAAAEGGSAAVEAVSGPADAGKSAFVGEELAKSDRPELTAAKIVVSGGRGMGNGDNFKILYALADKLGAAVGASRAAVDAGFVPNDMQVGQTGKIVAPQLYIAVGISGAIQHLAGMKDSKVIVAINKDEEAPIFQVADYGLVADLFEAVPELEKAV from the coding sequence ATGGCTATCCTGGTAATCGCTGAGCACAACAACGGCGCTCTGGGCGCTGCCACCCTGAACACCGTCGCTGCCGCGCAGAAGATCGGCGGCGATATCGCCATCCTGGTCGCTGGCCACAACGTCGGTGGCGTGGCCGAAGCCGCTGCCAAGATCGCTGGTGTTTCCAAGGTGCTGGTCGCCGACAACGCTGCCTATGCTCACCAACTGCCGGAGAACGTTGCTCCGCTGATCGCTGAGCTGGGCAAGGGCTACAGTCACGTGCTGGCCGCCGCGACCACCAATGGCAAGAACTTCCTGCCGCGCGTCGCCGCCCTGCTGGACGTCGACCAGATCTCCGAGATCATCGAAGTGGTCAGCGCCGACACCTTCAAGCGCCCGATCTACGCCGGTAACGCCATCGCTACCGTGCAGTCCTCGGCTGCCGTGAAGGTCATCACCGTACGTGGCACCGGTTTCGACGCCGCCGCTGCCGAAGGTGGTTCCGCTGCCGTTGAAGCCGTTTCCGGCCCGGCTGACGCCGGCAAGTCCGCCTTCGTGGGCGAAGAACTGGCCAAGTCCGACCGTCCGGAACTGACCGCTGCCAAGATCGTCGTTTCCGGCGGCCGCGGCATGGGCAACGGCGACAACTTCAAGATCCTCTACGCCCTGGCTGACAAGCTGGGCGCCGCTGTCGGTGCTTCCCGCGCCGCGGTCGACGCCGGCTTCGTGCCGAACGACATGCAGGTCGGCCAGACCGGCAAGATCGTTGCACCGCAGCTGTACATCGCGGTGGGCATCTCCGGTGCCATCCAGCACCTGGCGGGCATGAAGGATTCGAAAGTGATCGTTGCGATCAACAAGGACGAAGAGGCGCCGATCTTCCAGGTTGCCGACTACGGTCTGGTCGCCGACCTGTTCGAAGCCGTACCGGAGCTGGAAAAGGCCGTCTGA
- the fabV gene encoding enoyl-ACP reductase FabV, with amino-acid sequence MIIKPRVRGFICVTTHPTGCEANVKEQIEYVEAHGPIANGPKKVLVIGSSTGYGLAARISAAFGAGADTLGVFFERPGSETKAGTAGWYNSAAFEKFAKAKGLYARSINGDAFSDEVKKVTIETIKQDLGKVDLVVYSLAAPRRTHPKTGEVFNSVLKPVGKTVNFRGLDTDKEVIKESVMEPATPEEIANTVAVMGGEDWQMWMDALQEAGVLADGVKTTAFTYLGEEITHDLYWNGSIGAAKKDLDQKVLGIREKLAATGGDARVSVLKAVVTQASSAIPMMPLYLSLLFKVMKEKGTHEGCIEQVDGLFRDSLYGAEPHLDADGRLRADYKELQPDVQNTVKDLWDKVTNENLYQLTDFAGYKTEFLRLFGFEIAGVDYEQDVNPDVQIPNLIQL; translated from the coding sequence ATGATCATCAAACCGCGCGTGCGTGGCTTCATCTGCGTCACTACCCACCCGACCGGCTGTGAAGCCAACGTCAAGGAACAGATCGAGTACGTCGAGGCGCACGGCCCCATCGCCAACGGTCCGAAGAAGGTCCTGGTGATCGGTTCCTCCACCGGCTATGGCCTGGCCGCGCGCATCAGCGCCGCCTTCGGCGCCGGCGCCGACACCCTGGGCGTGTTCTTCGAGCGTCCGGGCAGCGAAACCAAGGCGGGCACCGCCGGCTGGTACAACTCGGCTGCCTTCGAGAAGTTCGCCAAGGCCAAGGGCCTGTATGCGCGCAGCATCAACGGCGACGCTTTCTCCGACGAAGTGAAGAAGGTCACCATCGAAACCATCAAGCAGGACCTGGGCAAGGTCGACCTGGTGGTCTACAGCCTGGCCGCGCCGCGCCGTACCCATCCGAAGACCGGCGAGGTCTTCAACTCCGTGCTCAAGCCGGTCGGCAAGACCGTCAACTTCCGAGGTCTGGACACCGACAAGGAAGTGATCAAGGAAAGCGTGATGGAGCCGGCGACGCCCGAGGAAATCGCCAACACCGTGGCGGTGATGGGCGGTGAAGACTGGCAGATGTGGATGGACGCGCTGCAGGAAGCCGGTGTGCTGGCCGATGGCGTGAAAACCACCGCCTTCACCTACCTGGGTGAAGAGATCACCCACGACCTGTACTGGAACGGCTCCATCGGCGCCGCCAAGAAGGACCTGGACCAGAAGGTCCTGGGCATTCGCGAGAAGCTGGCCGCCACCGGCGGTGACGCCCGCGTTTCCGTGCTCAAGGCTGTGGTCACCCAGGCCAGTTCGGCTATCCCGATGATGCCGCTGTACCTGTCGCTGCTGTTCAAGGTGATGAAGGAGAAGGGCACTCACGAAGGTTGCATCGAGCAGGTCGACGGCCTGTTCCGCGACAGCCTGTACGGCGCCGAACCGCACCTGGACGCCGACGGCCGCCTGCGCGCCGACTACAAGGAACTGCAGCCGGATGTGCAGAACACCGTGAAGGACCTGTGGGACAAGGTGACCAACGAGAACCTGTACCAGCTGACCGACTTTGCCGGCTACAAGACCGAGTTCCTGCGCCTGTTCGGCTTCGAGATCGCGGGTGTGGACTACGAGCAGGACGTCAATCCGGACGTGCAGATTCCCAATCTGATCCAGCTCTGA
- a CDS encoding alpha/beta hydrolase, with product MKKALLFLVLLLAATAGMFYAVPATLLATAQFAESSRAGLGERSLTVDNLDIHYYEGGPDKAQTILLVHGFGADKSNWLRFARFLTDRYQVIAVDLPGFGDSSRPENISYDVGTQAERLADFMRELGIGRYHVVGNSMGGHIAALLAARHPNNVLSAGLFDNAGVMAPRQSELFQRLLKGEDNPLVLRSVDDFPALLDFVFVQRPPMPSRLEHYLAERSLERSAFNNKVFQQLRERYIPLEPELPKITAPTLLLWGDRDRVLDVSSIDVMKPLLKKPSVAILRDCGHVPMIERPEETARLYLDFLQQSQAPATAAN from the coding sequence ATGAAGAAAGCCCTTCTGTTCCTCGTCCTGCTGCTCGCCGCCACGGCGGGCATGTTCTATGCCGTTCCCGCCACGCTGCTGGCCACCGCGCAGTTCGCCGAAAGCAGCCGCGCGGGCCTGGGCGAACGCAGCCTGACGGTGGACAATCTCGACATCCACTACTACGAGGGCGGCCCGGACAAGGCCCAGACCATCCTGCTGGTCCACGGTTTCGGCGCCGACAAGAGCAACTGGCTGCGCTTCGCCCGCTTCCTCACCGACCGTTACCAGGTCATCGCCGTCGACCTGCCGGGCTTCGGCGACAGCAGCCGCCCGGAGAACATCAGCTACGACGTCGGCACCCAGGCCGAACGCCTGGCGGACTTCATGCGCGAACTGGGCATCGGCCGCTACCACGTAGTCGGCAACTCCATGGGCGGACACATCGCCGCGCTGCTCGCTGCACGCCACCCGAATAACGTGCTGTCGGCCGGCCTGTTCGACAACGCCGGGGTCATGGCGCCCCGCCAGAGCGAACTGTTCCAGCGCCTGCTCAAGGGCGAGGACAACCCGCTGGTGCTGCGCTCGGTGGACGACTTCCCCGCCCTGCTCGACTTCGTCTTCGTGCAGCGGCCGCCCATGCCCTCTCGGCTGGAGCACTACCTGGCAGAACGTTCGCTGGAGCGCAGCGCCTTCAACAACAAGGTCTTCCAGCAACTGCGCGAGCGTTATATCCCACTGGAGCCGGAATTGCCGAAGATCACCGCCCCCACCCTGCTACTGTGGGGTGACCGCGACCGGGTGCTGGATGTATCCAGCATCGACGTAATGAAACCGCTGCTTAAAAAGCCCAGCGTAGCCATCCTGCGCGATTGCGGCCATGTGCCGATGATCGAACGGCCGGAAGAAACCGCCAGACTGTACCTGGACTTCCTCCAGCAGAGTCAGGCACCGGCCACCGCGGCCAACTGA
- a CDS encoding transporter substrate-binding domain-containing protein has translation MLRAALLLATFSAPLAGFAAGKCERLVATGNPEYPPYLWRDPMKPERLIGANADLLEQIGKSIGVDIRVIYTGSWARAQEEARLGRVDLIAGAFLTPARLETMDYIHPAFLTTDSVVWTRKDATLPYAHWEDLRGLKGGTLVNNSFGADFDSFAKQQLTLEEVPSLTQAFQKLLLKRSDYVLYEHYPGLAVAASLGMVDDLQPLEPPVSSEGLYLTLAHNSACNDPWLRGQLAKKMTELTAAGVPQRLLQDNLARWKGQQLQPASTPTQ, from the coding sequence ATGCTGCGTGCAGCTCTTCTGCTGGCGACTTTCTCGGCGCCCCTGGCCGGCTTCGCCGCGGGTAAATGCGAGCGCCTGGTCGCCACCGGCAATCCAGAGTACCCGCCTTACCTGTGGCGCGACCCGATGAAGCCCGAGCGCCTGATCGGCGCCAATGCCGACCTGCTGGAGCAGATCGGCAAGTCCATTGGCGTGGATATCCGGGTGATCTACACCGGCTCCTGGGCGCGGGCGCAGGAGGAAGCGCGGTTGGGGCGCGTCGATCTGATCGCCGGGGCCTTCCTGACTCCCGCACGGTTGGAAACCATGGATTACATCCATCCGGCCTTCCTCACCACCGACAGCGTGGTCTGGACGCGCAAGGACGCCACCTTACCCTATGCGCACTGGGAGGACCTGCGCGGGCTGAAGGGCGGCACCCTGGTGAATAACAGCTTCGGTGCCGATTTCGACAGCTTCGCCAAGCAGCAACTGACTCTGGAGGAGGTGCCCAGCCTGACCCAGGCCTTCCAGAAGCTGCTGCTCAAGCGTTCCGATTACGTGCTCTACGAGCACTATCCCGGCCTTGCGGTGGCCGCCAGCCTCGGCATGGTGGATGACCTGCAGCCGCTGGAACCGCCGGTCTCCAGCGAGGGTCTGTACCTGACACTGGCGCACAACTCCGCTTGCAACGACCCCTGGCTGCGCGGACAACTGGCGAAAAAAATGACAGAATTGACGGCCGCCGGAGTCCCGCAGCGCTTGCTGCAGGACAACCTGGCCCGCTGGAAGGGGCAGCAGTTGCAGCCCGCCAGCACTCCCACCCAGTAG
- a CDS encoding DUF4398 domain-containing protein gives MINRRMMAAGLALFALAGCTTNDPAPTEQMRLTEQALEQAKAVGATDDVAELKLAEDKYQAAKGALAVESNKKARQLAEQAELDARLAEAKELTRKSADQLAEQSKSINRLRKQLGEAQ, from the coding sequence GTGATCAATCGACGGATGATGGCCGCCGGTCTGGCTCTTTTTGCCCTGGCCGGTTGCACAACGAACGACCCGGCACCCACCGAGCAGATGCGCCTTACCGAACAGGCGCTGGAGCAGGCCAAGGCCGTGGGCGCGACGGATGACGTAGCCGAGCTGAAGCTCGCCGAGGACAAGTACCAGGCTGCCAAGGGCGCCCTGGCGGTGGAGTCGAACAAGAAGGCGCGGCAGCTTGCCGAGCAGGCCGAGCTCGATGCCCGCCTCGCCGAGGCCAAGGAGCTGACGCGCAAGAGCGCGGACCAGTTGGCCGAGCAGAGCAAGAGCATCAATCGCCTGCGTAAACAGTTGGGGGAAGCGCAATGA
- a CDS encoding OmpA family protein — translation MTSLQLLRFVALGSVVALAGCANSQLSEKSLEQARTQFQSVKEDSAVLRSAPKDVIRAGESLARAERLSNYWGSSDDVLQYSYLSQRYSEIAREHSNYTLNQERLAKQQLERERLQLAMREARLANVQEQNKWLEQQMVSLATNETERGLVLTLGDVLFDSGEADLKPAANRTVLKVVQFLQLNPRRVIRIEGYTDSDGDRQQNLQLSKDRAQSVADALSDLGVDAKRIQVQGYGEAYPVSDNASSLGRAQNRRVEIVFSDEKGQLGAER, via the coding sequence ATGACTTCACTGCAACTGTTGCGCTTCGTGGCGCTGGGCTCCGTGGTCGCGCTGGCGGGCTGCGCCAACAGCCAGTTGAGCGAGAAGTCCCTGGAGCAGGCGCGTACCCAGTTCCAGTCCGTGAAGGAAGATTCCGCGGTGCTGCGCAGCGCGCCCAAGGATGTCATCCGCGCCGGCGAATCGCTGGCGCGTGCCGAGCGTCTGTCCAACTACTGGGGCAGCAGCGACGACGTGCTGCAGTATTCCTATCTCAGCCAGCGTTACAGCGAGATTGCCCGCGAGCACAGCAACTACACGCTAAACCAGGAACGCCTGGCCAAGCAGCAGCTCGAACGCGAACGTCTGCAACTGGCCATGCGCGAGGCGCGCCTGGCCAACGTGCAGGAGCAGAACAAGTGGCTGGAACAGCAGATGGTCAGCCTGGCCACCAACGAAACCGAGCGCGGCCTGGTGCTGACCCTCGGCGACGTGCTGTTCGACAGTGGCGAGGCTGACCTCAAGCCCGCCGCCAACCGCACCGTGCTCAAGGTGGTGCAGTTCCTCCAGCTCAACCCGCGGCGGGTGATTCGCATCGAGGGCTATACCGACAGCGACGGCGATCGGCAGCAGAACCTGCAACTGTCCAAGGACCGCGCGCAGTCGGTGGCCGACGCCTTGTCCGACCTGGGCGTCGACGCCAAGCGTATCCAGGTGCAAGGCTACGGCGAGGCCTATCCGGTATCGGACAACGCCTCGTCGCTGGGGCGGGCGCAGAACCGCCGGGTCGAGATCGTCTTCTCCGACGAAAAGGGCCAGTTGGGCGCCGAGCGCTGA
- a CDS encoding response regulator transcription factor produces the protein MLSEKKTLNVIVADAQPMIGWGLEHYLAEHCDAQVKAYVSDTESLLTALSEWTDTDLLIMEMALPGERGRDGVHLIEWLRRHYPGVQILVYSLLGAPLMAASVVKCGALGYVCKRSALSVLTDAIQRVRRGDTYIDPTLRQPRHTGRPLSPTEMDIIRRLAHGATVGEIAERTNRSVSTISTHKRNAMQKLGLTSDAQLVAFGVLDWLGEV, from the coding sequence ATGCTGTCCGAAAAAAAGACCCTGAACGTGATCGTGGCGGATGCCCAACCGATGATTGGCTGGGGGCTGGAGCATTATCTGGCCGAACACTGCGACGCTCAGGTGAAAGCCTATGTCAGCGACACGGAGAGCCTGCTGACCGCTTTGAGCGAATGGACCGATACCGACCTGCTGATCATGGAGATGGCGCTGCCGGGCGAACGTGGACGCGATGGCGTACACCTGATCGAATGGTTGCGCCGTCACTACCCCGGCGTGCAGATCCTGGTGTACTCACTGCTTGGCGCTCCGCTGATGGCGGCGTCGGTGGTGAAGTGTGGCGCACTGGGCTATGTCTGCAAGCGCAGTGCCCTGAGCGTGCTCACCGATGCGATACAGCGCGTGCGCCGCGGCGACACCTACATCGACCCGACCCTGCGCCAGCCGCGTCACACCGGGCGGCCGCTGAGCCCGACCGAGATGGACATCATCCGGCGCCTGGCCCACGGCGCCACCGTTGGCGAGATCGCCGAGCGCACCAACCGCAGCGTCTCGACCATCAGCACCCACAAGCGCAACGCCATGCAGAAGCTTGGCCTGACCAGTGACGCCCAACTGGTCGCCTTCGGCGTACTGGACTGGCTCGGCGAGGTCTGA
- a CDS encoding PLP-dependent aminotransferase family protein, whose protein sequence is MSNLLLYQRIAQQLAEDIRRGVYQPGERVPSVRKLSTQLNVSHATVLQAYATLEDQGLIRARPQSGYYVHRTPALTASTPDIARVERPGLVTRSSIINQVLAEARREGVFPLGAAVPHVDYLPVRALHQQLAKVTRFSSPRAFSYMFSPGYEPLRRQVAIRMRDAGVVVDPTQVTITHGCVDAIHMALRVMTRPGDLIATESPSYYGLLQLADILGLKVIEIPSDPLTGISLEALQLAANQWPIKALVLTPRLSNPLGGTIPEDRQKQLLKLTAEHNIGVIEDDIYGELMFDQGQTKALKAHDRDGRVVYCSSFSKTISPGVRIGWIITERYQEEIRRLQTFTTHSACTVTQMGVAAYLENGGYDRHLRYIRQEYRKNMTAYQLAVQQYFPEGTQMTRPKGGFILWVSLPAKVNTKELHVRALEQGISIAPGLIFSNTEQFNNCLRLTCGIPWDREAERAIMTLGMLACQLCQEGLIAA, encoded by the coding sequence ATGTCCAATCTGCTTCTGTACCAGCGCATCGCCCAGCAACTGGCCGAAGACATCCGCCGTGGTGTCTACCAGCCGGGCGAGCGTGTGCCGTCCGTGCGCAAGCTGAGCACCCAGCTCAACGTCAGCCACGCCACGGTGTTGCAGGCCTATGCCACCCTCGAAGACCAGGGACTGATCCGCGCGCGTCCGCAGTCCGGCTACTACGTGCACCGTACGCCGGCGCTGACCGCCTCGACGCCGGACATCGCCCGGGTCGAGCGCCCGGGCCTGGTCACCCGCAGCAGCATCATCAACCAGGTGCTCGCCGAGGCGCGCCGCGAAGGCGTGTTCCCGCTGGGCGCGGCGGTGCCGCACGTGGATTACCTCCCGGTCCGCGCGCTGCACCAGCAGTTGGCCAAGGTCACCCGCTTCTCCAGCCCGCGGGCCTTCAGCTACATGTTCAGCCCCGGCTACGAACCGCTACGCCGCCAGGTGGCGATCCGCATGCGCGATGCCGGCGTGGTGGTCGATCCGACCCAGGTGACCATCACCCATGGCTGCGTGGACGCGATCCACATGGCGCTGCGCGTGATGACCCGTCCGGGCGATCTGATAGCCACCGAGTCGCCGAGCTACTATGGCTTGCTGCAGCTGGCCGACATCCTCGGCCTCAAGGTCATCGAGATCCCCAGCGACCCGCTCACCGGGATCAGCCTGGAAGCGCTGCAACTGGCCGCCAACCAGTGGCCGATCAAGGCGCTGGTGCTGACCCCGCGCCTGAGCAACCCGCTGGGCGGCACCATCCCGGAAGACCGCCAGAAGCAGCTGCTCAAGCTCACCGCCGAGCACAACATCGGGGTGATCGAGGACGACATCTACGGCGAGCTGATGTTCGACCAGGGCCAGACCAAGGCGCTCAAGGCCCATGACCGCGACGGCCGGGTGGTGTACTGCTCGAGCTTCTCCAAGACCATTTCCCCCGGCGTGCGCATCGGCTGGATCATCACCGAGCGCTACCAGGAAGAAATCCGCCGCCTGCAGACCTTCACCACCCATTCGGCGTGCACCGTTACCCAGATGGGAGTGGCGGCCTACCTGGAGAACGGCGGCTACGACCGGCACCTGCGCTACATCCGCCAGGAGTACCGCAAGAACATGACCGCCTACCAGCTGGCGGTGCAGCAGTATTTCCCCGAAGGCACGCAGATGACCCGGCCCAAGGGCGGCTTCATCCTCTGGGTCAGCCTGCCGGCCAAGGTGAACACCAAGGAGCTGCACGTGCGCGCGCTGGAGCAGGGCATCAGCATCGCGCCGGGGCTGATCTTCAGTAACACCGAGCAGTTCAACAACTGCCTGCGGCTGACCTGCGGCATCCCGTGGGACCGCGAGGCGGAGCGGGCGATCATGACTCTCGGCATGCTGGCCTGCCAGCTGTGCCAGGAAGGGCTGATCGCAGCCTGA
- a CDS encoding VWA domain-containing protein: MSLPVHFLRPAAQGFAIGLLIAVAGCGISREGEPKQKAAANADAIQVEPTIKPASPPPQLAESAKLERSVGYVAQAPVASIAPAPMADMQQPGYVDVPREQYQNLPDNPVHAVAQDPVSTFSIDVDTGSYANVRRILNEGRLPPKGAVRLEEMVNYFPYDYALPSDAASPFGITTELAPTPWNPNTRLLRVGIKASDRSVAALPPANLVFLVDVSGSMDRREGLPLVKSTLKLLVDQLRDQDKVSLVVYAGESRVVLEPTSGRDKATIRNAIEQLQAGGATAGASGIELAYRMAQKGYLDKGINRILLATDGDFNVGISDFETLKQMAAEKRRSGVSLTTLGYGVDNYNEQLMEQLADAGDGNYAYIDNLREARKVLVEQLSSTLAVVAKDVKIQLEFNPAQVSEYRLLGYENRALKREDFSNDKVDAGEIGAGHTVTALYEIVLAGGKGWLEPLRYQNDASKGAAKGDELALLRVRYKGPQGGASQLIERPIRAAEQRANIAQASDDLRFAAAVAAFAQQLEGGRYTGAFGIGDTVQLARAARGEDRFGLRGEFVQLAELAQSLQTPVHEQARIE, from the coding sequence ATGTCGCTTCCCGTTCACTTCCTTCGCCCTGCCGCCCAGGGTTTCGCCATCGGTCTGCTGATCGCCGTCGCCGGCTGCGGTATTTCCCGCGAGGGCGAACCGAAGCAGAAAGCCGCTGCAAACGCCGACGCCATTCAGGTCGAGCCCACCATCAAGCCCGCGAGCCCACCGCCGCAGCTGGCGGAGAGTGCCAAGCTGGAGCGCTCCGTCGGTTATGTCGCACAGGCGCCTGTCGCGAGCATCGCCCCCGCTCCCATGGCCGACATGCAGCAGCCCGGCTACGTGGACGTGCCGCGCGAGCAGTACCAGAACCTGCCGGACAACCCGGTGCACGCCGTGGCCCAGGACCCGGTCTCCACCTTCAGCATCGACGTGGATACCGGCAGCTACGCCAACGTCCGCCGCATCCTCAACGAAGGTCGCCTGCCGCCCAAGGGCGCGGTGCGGCTGGAGGAGATGGTCAACTACTTCCCCTACGACTACGCACTGCCCAGCGATGCCGCATCGCCCTTCGGCATCACCACCGAGCTTGCGCCCACGCCGTGGAACCCGAATACCCGCCTGCTGCGCGTCGGCATCAAGGCCTCGGACCGCAGCGTCGCCGCGCTGCCGCCGGCCAACCTGGTGTTTCTGGTGGACGTCTCCGGCTCCATGGACCGCCGCGAGGGCCTGCCGCTGGTGAAGAGCACCCTGAAGCTGCTGGTAGACCAGTTGCGCGACCAGGACAAGGTGTCGCTGGTGGTCTACGCCGGCGAGTCGCGGGTGGTGCTGGAACCGACGTCCGGGCGCGACAAGGCGACCATTCGCAACGCCATCGAGCAGCTCCAGGCCGGTGGCGCCACAGCGGGCGCGTCGGGCATCGAACTGGCCTACCGGATGGCGCAGAAGGGCTACCTGGACAAGGGCATCAACCGCATCCTGCTGGCCACCGACGGCGACTTCAACGTCGGCATCAGCGACTTCGAGACCCTCAAGCAGATGGCCGCCGAAAAGCGCCGCAGCGGCGTTTCGTTGACCACCCTCGGCTACGGCGTGGACAACTACAACGAGCAGCTCATGGAGCAGTTGGCCGACGCCGGCGACGGCAACTATGCCTACATCGACAACCTGCGCGAGGCGCGCAAGGTGCTGGTGGAGCAGCTCAGCTCGACCCTCGCGGTGGTGGCCAAGGACGTGAAGATCCAGCTGGAATTCAACCCCGCACAGGTCAGCGAATACCGTCTGCTCGGCTACGAGAACCGTGCACTCAAGCGTGAAGACTTCAGCAACGACAAGGTGGACGCCGGCGAGATCGGCGCCGGGCACACGGTCACCGCGCTCTACGAGATAGTCCTGGCGGGCGGCAAGGGCTGGCTGGAGCCGCTGCGCTACCAGAACGACGCGTCGAAGGGCGCTGCCAAGGGGGATGAGCTGGCCCTGCTGCGAGTGCGCTACAAGGGCCCGCAGGGCGGTGCCAGCCAGTTGATCGAGCGGCCGATCCGCGCCGCCGAGCAGCGCGCGAACATTGCCCAGGCCAGCGATGACCTGCGCTTCGCCGCGGCGGTGGCGGCCTTCGCCCAGCAGCTGGAAGGTGGCCGCTACACCGGTGCCTTCGGCATCGGCGATACTGTGCAACTGGCTCGCGCCGCGCGCGGCGAGGATCGCTTCGGCCTGCGCGGTGAGTTCGTCCAGCTCGCCGAGCTGGCGCAGAGCCTGCAGACCCCGGTACACGAACAGGCACGGATCGAGTGA
- a CDS encoding RNA polymerase sigma factor has protein sequence MNIPFRDDSDAALLRRYRQGNAEAFAELYARHRLGLFRFLCGLCGDSAQAEEVFQETWLSLVRSDSQPGAASFKTWLYQIGRNRLIDHWRKQGRHQGRQESFDEQLHGDALPGESEDPERELVLSRDQQRLQGALEALPEEQREVFLLRAHGDLELNEIAELTRTPAETVKSRLRYALQKLRRLLSDPAATEEVSP, from the coding sequence GTGAACATACCCTTCAGGGACGACAGTGACGCCGCGCTGCTGCGGCGTTATCGACAAGGCAACGCCGAGGCCTTTGCCGAGCTCTATGCTCGCCATCGCCTCGGCCTGTTCCGCTTCCTCTGCGGCCTGTGCGGCGACAGTGCGCAGGCCGAGGAAGTCTTCCAGGAAACCTGGCTGAGCCTGGTCCGCAGTGACAGCCAGCCGGGCGCGGCCAGCTTCAAGACCTGGCTGTACCAGATCGGCCGCAACCGGCTGATCGACCACTGGCGCAAGCAGGGCCGGCACCAGGGGCGCCAGGAGAGCTTCGACGAGCAACTCCACGGCGATGCGCTGCCCGGCGAGAGCGAGGACCCCGAACGCGAACTGGTCCTGAGCCGCGACCAGCAGCGCCTGCAGGGCGCCCTGGAAGCGCTGCCGGAGGAGCAGCGCGAAGTCTTCCTGCTGCGCGCCCACGGCGACCTGGAACTGAATGAGATTGCCGAGCTGACGCGCACCCCGGCCGAGACGGTGAAGAGCCGGCTGCGTTACGCGTTGCAGAAACTGCGCCGGTTGCTGTCCGACCCGGCGGCGACCGAGGAGGTGAGCCCATGA